The Lolium rigidum isolate FL_2022 chromosome 1, APGP_CSIRO_Lrig_0.1, whole genome shotgun sequence region ACAAGCCATACCTTGCGATGCATATACTTATACACGCTTCCATTTTCTTTCCAGGATAAAGGCAGGAATTCTATTGGTGCATTGAGAAGCGAAACTTTGATTTCTTTAGAGAATTGATGAAGCGACCTCGGAGGCGTATGCGGGTGGGATGACTGATGAGGGATGATAGTAACATTGATGAACTTGCTACGGGCGTGTTggagaccgtcatccaaccggaCAGGCTCCGATGCTACCGGTAGGCAGGACGGACTTTTATGGTACAAGGACACCGGGCAGCATGTAAATGGGGATTACTCCATGGCTGTTGTCCAGGCCAATAACTTGCTTGAGGACCAGTGTCAGATTGAGTCGGGTCCACTGAGCTTTCTTGACTCTGGCCCGTACGGCACTTTCGTCGGCGTTTATGATGGGCACGGTGGACCAGAGACAGCTTGCTACATCAACGATAACCTCTTCAACCATCTGAAAAGTAATTGCTAACCTAGGATCAGTATGCATTACTGTTCTGTTTGTTATCCTTGGTGCTTTTGTCACGCTGCTGTGTTTATGCTTGCCTGATAACAAAGAGTGTGGCAGTGATTATCTTGTTCTTCTCTGGTTTCTATTGCAGGGTTCGTCTCGGAGCAAAACTCCATGTCTGCTGATGTGCTGAGAAAAGCATATGAAGCTACAGAAGATGGATTCTTCTCTATCgtcaccaagcaatggcctgtcaAGCCTCAGATAGCGGCTGTTGGGTCATGCTGTTTGGTTGGTGTAATATGTGGTGGCATCCTTTATATTGCCAATGTTGGGGATTCTCGTGCTGTTTTAGGAAAACATGTTAAAGCCACTGGAGAAGTATTGGCTGTCCAACTCTCAGCAGAGCATAATGTGAGCATTGAGTCAGTGAGAAAAGAATTGCAGTCTGCGCACCCGGAGGATAGGCATGTTGTTGTTCTCAAGCACAATGTTTGGCGTGTGAAAGGCCTAATTCAGGTGCGTCCTCTTTCACTTGGAAGACATTAATAGCTTTGTGAAATTTTGATGCAATGGTCATTTCATATTACGTATTTGCATTGCTTTCGGGTGGCCAAAGATAGCTTCAGTTGCATCACCTCGAAGTTAGCCTTGTCTCGTTCTTATCTTTGGAATTGTTTAGCGAATAACCTTCGCCATGTTTGTCCAAGATACAGAAAAAAGAAGTGGTAATCAGTGGAGCTGTAAGGGGTTAGAAATGCAATTAACATGTTCTTATGCTTGTGGATGACAATTATCCACTCAGTGTGATGGATGATTAATGCAGTACTGCTATATTTATTGGGCAGCACCACAGTAGTCAACTTGAGaataatttgtttttttttgcattgctaGTGCCTGTATCATCTACTTACTAGCTAGTGCTATTTCTCATGGCATGGATAGTTACTAAAGGTTTATGTGAAGAACATTTGTCATGTGTCAGTCAGATCAATGTCATCACACCACTTAGCCATTCAGTAGTAAAAATAATGTTGAAATATGTTGCTGTATGACTAATAGCTATGGCGGTATTTGCTGCTTCCAGTACGTTTCTCATATTCTTCCCACGGGCCAACTTAAGATATTTTTTCCATAGGACCAAATGAAGATTATTGATTTTCCTTTCTTTGTTGTATGTTGCAGGTCTGCAGATCGATCGGTGATGCCTATCTAAAAAAACAAGAATTCAACCGGGAACCTCTGTATGCAAAGTTCCGCCTGCGTGAACCTTTTAACAAGCCCATCCTAAGTTCAGAACCTTCTATTTGTGTGCAACCAATACATCCACATGACCAGTTTCTCATATTTGCGTCTGATGGACTTTGGGAGCACTTAACCAACCAGGAGGCTGTTGACATTGTTCAAAGTAACCCTCGTAGTGTAAGTTTCTTACTCCCATGCGAATCAAGTAACCTACCTGACCAAAATAATGCTATAGTGCTTGCCATATTCTACTACAACTGCACATGTCATTCCAGTGCGCTACTTCAGATTAGTTTTTTCGTTAATATATTCCAAACTCAGAATTAACATACTGCTTTTATGAAATTATGATTTATTTTCCAGCATATGGAGCATGGAATATTTGTTTGATTAGCTAACCAGCATGccaaacatatgcattgcattgtgCTCTGAGTATAAGTTTATGAAATTATTATTTAGCTTCTATCTGAAAACAACAATTTGCATATAGAATTGACCTTGTAAAATAACATGGATGGTTCTCTTCTCTCCTCAAAATTACAAATTACACATTACCATGGCTTTTGTGCATATAAAATCCATCAATAAAACTGTCACCAAAGTCTTGATGTGGCATGGTTTACAGGTTCTAATTGAAAATAATTTTTTTGACAATTTATGGTTTCCATGGAGTGGGTTGAAATCCATCAGTCCTACGGCTGAAGCTTAGCATCAAAATTGCTTTAACCTTATTATCGCAGCTATGGTGGAAGCTTAGCAAGTGTACAAGTTCTATAGAAAATAGAGCCCATGACAACTTATGGCTGCCATGGAGTCTGGGTTAAAATTTATCACTGTTATGGTTGAAGCTGAgcattaaaaaaaaactaaaacattGATATTGCCTAGCCCTTATTCCTATTTAGAGATTCTTACTGGCTCACACTCTTTGATTTCTCAGGGAAGTGCTAGGAGGCTCATAAAATCAGCTTTACTAGGAGCAGCCAAGAAAAGAGAGATGAGGTATTCTGATCTCAAGAAGATTGACCGAGGTGTCCGGCGCCACTTCCACGATGACATAACCGTCATCATACTCTTCCTCGACTCGAGCCTTGTAAGTAGGGCGAGCACCTACAGGGGCCCTACTGTTTCTCTAAGAGGCGCTGGGGTGAGCCTGCGCAGCAGCACACTCGCTCCTTATGGGTCGCAGATGTAGGCCTCTCCAAGCAGGTGCCTGGAGGAGCTGACGGCGCAACCTAACCGAAGTTCTCCTTCATTGCCACGTGGTAAATGTCGGGTACATTGGCCAAAATCATCATTCCCTCAGTGATGAAGAAGAAATGGAGAGGCACATACATAACTACCATAGTAATTAATGTACTTTATTTCGAGATTGACTGAGGAAGAATAGGTAGGTGTTTCTTTGCTGGGCTGCtctcaggaattttaacatcagtgCGTATATGATTTAAAATAAACCCAAAATGTGTAACTTATTATCTAACCTGTACATGCACTGATCGATGTTAGTATCAACTGGCATTTCTATTAGATTACCAGCATAAAATTTAATCATGTTTCCTCACACTAGGTAATAAATACGTATTCTCACTGTTTTATTTTCCGATGGGGCTTCTTTAGGTAAGTACTAATTTTGTCAGTACACACCTTTTGCCATCATCTTTTTTTTCCCACTTGACATcatctttttctttgtttttgccGATTATGTGGTTGTCTTTGTGACCTTCAAGTTGTTTCTTCTGCagagaggatttttttttttccaCTTGGATCGTATTATCTGGTCTTTTCACCAAATTTTGTTACTTCCTCCGATCTAAATTAGTTGACttcactttgtctagatacaaatGTACTTAGATGCGTTTGTTGAcatgatacatccgtatctaaatAAAATGGAGTCAACTAATTTAGATTGAAGGAAGTAGCGAATTTTCGCACTTAAGACTATTTTCTTGGACAATGCTCTCAATTTTCACAAATTCCATGGGTTTGTAACTACGCATCCGTAAACTGCATTGACAAACATAGATGGAAGTTTCATATCAACGAGGGATCAGTTTTACGATATTTTATTTGGGAGCGACTATTGTTCTTTGGGCCTTTCGAGTGGTAGCTTAATTTcagttcgcaaaaaaaaaactcaatttcAGTGGCAAGTCACACGCAATAACTGAAAATCCAAGTCCTGAggaaaaaatctcagttgtaaGTTGTAACTCCCGTGCAACTAAAACATCCAACCTATATGGAACTAGGAGAATCTCACTTATAGCTTATGCACAGCTCGTGCATCCCATATGAAACTAGAAAAATCTTGTAACTCATGTGCAATTAATTTAAACATCACTTGTAACTCATATGCAACTCACAAGccatcactggtggaaaaacaggcttcgggtgagccccataagtcgcgaagctgcaggaaccgcgactaatggtacctttagtcgcggttcgggaggcgaaccgcgaccaaaggcctgggcccagggcgctcggtggccagccggtgcacgtgggggtctgtagtcgcggttggccgagccaaccgcgactaaaggtgcccgaaggcctttagtcgcggttggctgagccaaccgggactaaagcccctcccctatatatacccacgcagcagccaacacttagccatttggtgccattctcttcacaagcttcacaagtgggtgttaggtttgcttttggttcctcttatgcacataaggtgtttgatgaaatgccccaagagcatgaaacaaacatgatatgaagtgttggagccacacttgagctttctcatttattttttcctcctcgatcgcggttagcaacttgaacctttgatgtgtcgttgataaaatgtgcatgtgcatgtgtgtagttcattgtttaatttatattgtttgtagctagttagtttaacaaatgcatgatggttaattatatattttatattataataatgcggatgaatcgacaatggatgtacggtaaccgactctccggcgagttcggtgcgggtttgaaagatttcctcgtagtggctaatgcgaacaagcaggggggttttgttatctgtccatgtgttaaatgtaagaatcggaatggttactcttcctcaagagatgttcacatgcacctgcttcggcacggtttcatgccaagctataattgttggaccaagcatggagaaagaggggttataatggaagaagatgaagaaggggatgatttcatcgatgaaagctatcttgctcatttcggtgatactttcatggaggatgctgaaggtgaaggggaaggtgaaggggaaggtgaagaagaggcacgtgatgatgatcccgttgatgatcttggtcggaccattgctgatgcacggagacgctgcgaaactgaaaaagagagggagaatttggatcgcatgttagaggatcacgggaaggcgctgtaccccggatgcgatgatggtctgaaaaagctgggctgcacactggatttgcttgagatggaaggcacgggcaggtgtagctgactcggcatttgaaaacttgctgaaaatgttgaagaatatgtttccaaagaataacgagttgcccgccactacgtacgaagcaaagaagcttgtctcgccctctaggtttagaggttccgaagatacatgcatgcatcaacgatcgcatcctctaccgcggtgaatacgagaatttgaatgaatgcccggtatgcacctgcattgcgttataagatcggaggcgatgaccctggtgacgatgttgagggccggaaacccaggaagagggttcccgccaaggtgatgtggtatgctcctataataccacggttgaaacgtccgttcgggaacaaagagcatgccaagttgttgcgatggcacaaagaggaccgtaagtcggacggggagttgagacaccccgcagatggaacgcaatggagaaagatcgacagagagttcaaagattttgcagctgacgcaaggaacataagatttggtctaagtacggatggcatgaatccttttggcgagcgtagctccggccatagtacctggcccgtgactctatgcatctacaaccttcctccttggttgtgcatgaagcggaagttcattatgatgcccgtgctcatccaaggtccgaagcaacccggcaacgatatcgatgtgtacctaaggccattagttgatgaacttttacagctgtggggcagacctggtgtccgtgtgtgggatgagcacaaagaagaggaatttgacctacgagcgttgcttttcgtaaccatcaacgattggcctgctcttagtaacctttcgggactcgtcaaataagggatacaatgcatgcacacaccgcttacatgagactcgaaagtgtacatttgccaaattgtaagaagaacgtgtaccttgggcatcgtcgatttcttccgaaaggtcatccagtaagaaagaaaggcaagcattacaacggcaaggcagatcaccggccgaagcctcgcggaacacaccggtgctgaggtatttgatatggtcaagggtttgaaagtcatctttggaaagggtcccggcggacaatcggttccgaagggagccgacgggcacgtagccatgtggaagaagaaatctatattccgggagctagaatattggaaagtcctagaagtccgctccgcaatcgacgtgatgcacgctacgaagaatatttgcgtgaacatcctaagcttcttgggcgtgtatgggaagtcaaatgatacaaaggaagcacggcgagaccaaagcaaagtttgaaaaaccccgatgaccggcatccggaacggtttcaaggtcgtgccagcctacgctccgaccaaagaagagaaggtcatcttttttgaatgcccgagcaagtatgaaggtcccgtcgagattctcgtccaatataaagggaataatcaacatggcggagaaaaagttccaaaacccgaagtctcacgaccgccacgtgattatgacgcaattgcttccgattgctttgagggggctctgccggaaaatgttcgagtagccattgtgaagctatgtgcattcctcaatgcaatctctcgaaggtaatcaatccgtaagttctaccacggttacgtaacgatgtgatccaatgtcttgtcggtttcgagttggtgttcccgccatccttcttcaatattatgacgcacctcctcggttcacctagtcgatgagatttccattctcggtcccgtatttctacacaatatgttccccttcgagaggttcatgggagtattaaagaaatatgttcgtaaccgtgctaggccggaaggaagcatcgccaagggctatggaaatgaggaggtaattgagttttgtgttgactttgttcccgaccttaagccgattggtcttcctcaatcgcggcacgaggggagactaagtggaaaaggcacgatcggaaggaaatcaatgatatgtatggacggccattctctcgaccgaagcacaccacacagcttccgaccaattccagcttggtggctccgtactttgagaaacacaagaatattttacgctcggacaaccccgggaagcccgaatcctggattaggaaggcccacatggagactttcgacagcttggttgagaaaacatttaatgagtgacaataaggttgtagatcagctgtacatgttggccaagacaccatcttcgactataacgactttccaagggtacgagataaatgggaatacattttacacgatcgcccaagataaaaagagcaccaaccaaaacaaaggtgtccgctttgatgcaagcaaccgagaatgggcaaaaggtcacatattatggttacatagaggagatatgggaacttgactatggaccctcctttagggtccctttgttccgggcaaatggttcaagctaacaggaggtggggtaaaggtggaccaagcaatacggaatgacaatggtggatttcaacaatcttggttaccttgacgaaccattcgtcctagcgaaagatgtcgctcaggttttctatgtgaaggacatgagtagcaaaccgaggaaacggaaagataagaaaacgatcaagtacatcatgcgatgattcaaagcgccacattgttctttcagggaaaagaaacatcgtgggagtggaggacaagacaggacatgtcgaagattataatatgtttgctgaaattccgcccttcaaagtgaacaccgacccaagcattaagttaaatgatgaggatgctccatggatacgcacaatcgtaagcaagcagggacacaagggaagaaatgatgtgtaataatttattgtaccaaactttgttgaatgaatcatgtgaattatattacccgtgatgtgtttggtgtccattttcgaatgattcaattgactcgagatagcaccgatgatacatgaaatttggagtgactaagtcatactcctcgcatacatgaaatttggagtgactaagtcatactcccgcatataggaaatttggagtgactaagtcatactcccgcatacatgaaatttggagtgatttagtcatactcccgcctaggcgtataatatgcatactcgtagtcttcatagccgccgccgttgtaccggtagtcgtcgccttctaagttgccggcgtcgtcgccggcTGCCGTCGGCCGCTCgtcggcggcgctcgtggctcgaaccgagggtagcgcaggcggggatatcgccggccgtgatgtagtccatgacgctctgcagtccggccgtaccaccatagccgacggccggcctcgtggaagtttccggaggcgagaccgtcctcctcatactcggcgagcgccctctcacgccgattgatgaagaaggcgtcccaagtatgctggttatctggATGCCGCGGGGATtcttccgctgctccggcgtgaggtcgaggtagtagtggttcgtgatggccgcccggcgcgcagcactcgagggacgggagggaccgcacgccgccggcgcttaggctccagctcggcagggacgcggtagcccggagggcaagggtagttcgaggcgcaaagctcctccacccgccggtaggttagagtgggtgcggtggaagccatgagagagtgatgagagattgtagagatgtgatgtcggctaagccgggctacctatatgtagtgacaaatggcgggaaaaatgggagcgggaagacaggaggcgggaagaaagaggcggggagaaagtggcgggaagaaattggcgggaaaaaattggcgggaagaaagaggccgaagAAATTGACGGGAAACAAttggtggcgggaagaaagaggcgggaagacagggaagaaatggcgggaagacgaggagggaagaggggtcggcggaaagaggcgggaagagggggccaacgaacttttgaattgaattatttttatttttatgaattttttgatatattatatgtatttttaacatattgaattgaattagttttatttttcttaattttttgatatattatttgtatttttaacatattgaaatgaattagttttatttttctgatttttttgatatataatttgtatttttaaaattttgaattgaattagttttatttttctgatttttttgatatattatttgtatttttaagaatttgaattgaattagttttatttttctgatttttttgatatattatttgtatttttaagaatttgaattgaattagttttatttttctgattttttttgatatattatttgtatttttaagaatttgaattgaattagttttatttttctgatttttttgatatattatttgtatttttaagaatttgaattgaattagttttatttttctgaattttttgatatattatttgtattttatgattccgaaatgaattagttttattttctcgaattgaaaaagaaaagtaattcgaaaaagacctttagtcgcggttggcctcgccaaccgcgactaaagggtccttCAGCCACGGaacgaaaacccggcgaaaatacctttagtcgcggttggtctggccaaccgcgactaaagggtaccctttagtcgcggttcgcgtcgccaaccgcgactaaagggtcctcCCTATAAAAGCTCGCGGCGCGAACGGCCCGCTTATCTTCTTCCTCCGCCGAACAGACCGCCCAGACGAACCGACGAAGACGACGCCCACcagacgccgtcaggctgcccgacGCGCCCTCGCCGACCGCCGACCGCCGACACCGACGTACGTCGCagcgccgtcggccgccgcctccctcttcGATCTTTCCCGCGCGCGCGTCGCTCTCCGAAAGAAGtaccgccgccgcccggccgctGTGCCACGCCCGCCCCGACTGTGCCGCCCCCGGCCCACTCTTCGATCCCTCTcgcccacgcgccgccgccgcctagctCGCTCGCCCGCCGCGCCGGCGCGCCTGTGTTGCCGCGCGCGCACgcgcccggccggccctctctctgTTGACAGAGAGATCGTGCAGATGGGGGCGCCGGCcgcctttttttttagttttttagttttttttttaattttaactagttaattagttttagAAAAACGGtaaaatttgataattaacaaaaaaaaacagtaaactttgataattaacaaaaacgTATATAAAACTTGATAATTAAGAAAAAAGTAAAACTTGACAAAAAAGTAAAACTTGACAAAAAAGTTAAAAGTTAAAAAATATAAACTTGACATgcaccccgcgcgtatacggagaggGGCAGCGAGGGGCGGCGAtgcgccgccccctcgccgcccctccgTATATGTGCGGGCTTTTTTTTGTTCGCGAGCGAcgggcggcgccaccgccaccgccgcccccctttcgccaccgccaccgtgccGGTCTCTCTCTCACCGTCCGTGCTCcttgccgccctcctcctctccccttcccgcgcgccgccggccggccctctctctctcaccgcgcaCGCGCCGGCCTCGCGTGTAATATGTAACTAATATGTAATATGTAACAAAAtttaacttaagaaaaattagacttaatgatcaaaattttaacttaagaaaaattagacttaatgatcaaaattttaacttaacattttatttgggatcgagaggggcggcgagggttatgtgtcctcggcaccgccaccgccctcctggtcaccgccacaccggtctctcggtcacgcggtcaccgcgtccccctttcgccaccgccaccggtctctcggtcacgcggtcaccgcgtccccctttcgccaccaccaccgttctctcggtcacgcggtcaccgcatgcgaggcgaggtcgatcgtccgcatatacacatctaatacacgcgtccccctctcgcctcctcgtcgccctctctctttatatgtagaagagatgtgataatgtcggcatatacacaattaatttgttttgactacatgttgtcgggatcgacatatggcggacgatagagctgacccgattctcggccaactatgatccggacgtcgaagaccatatgttcggcatcataaaaggcgatattctatatgtgccgaccggacaagaagaagatgatatctcttcttatccgaaccttgacggtgaagatgaagggcgccgtcggcaagatgatgccgaaggaacgacgataaacgacgatcttgaattggaagtagcaaccacctccggcgccgaggtatatatatacatattgagctagcgtctggtgatacaaactaactgatttgaataaatgtgtgtgtactaacgcgcgcgactctctttcttattttagccctcggccggatcgtcgaaaaaatcgagtacgtcgtcaaagcgtggcgcaaccaagacgatgaaaccaaacgaaacatgcaccatcgatgttgtcgaggaagcaaccggcgaggccgccggagcccaagcaagaacgccaccaagtttatcagccaatgcggagccgttgttagagacaacgtctcaatcaccgtccaggagtggaatgagccaaagaaggcacgtcttggtttcacttttgtcgctaagagaacaaaaaaagattgcttcaacaagcttatggaacatttcgttctacctccggataccgcaaatacgatgaggagggtaacaagattcgaggaaaacaaggagaggtgcaagctagtcaaacagttcgctctttctaagatggccaacgcattccggaaatacaagcaaaatctagcccatcactttgtcaagcagggcaagactccggatttcaaaggacaatatgagaaactgcaacatgattggccagaatttgtgaagcaaaagaaatcgtagcagttccttgaaatgtcgaaaaaaataagaagaatgcggccaagaaggagtacaatcatattatggggccgaggagggtatcgcttttggcagcctaggtgggagaagatggagagcgagccgagggcgcgaggaatccgtccagtgcacggagggatgggacccaagggccaaaagctggtggtacgggcatgggggatcgctgaacccggagacgagggagtgtgtttatcggggcaaaataattacacccacccaaaagcttattgaggcaatgagggatgctcaagaggggaggatcaagttcaacggagagaacgacgcccgacaaaagccctcgggaatcccgaacacggaggacgtgtacgaggcatggggcccatttcgtggaaagtagggttccccgtaacgatgacccgtacggttacagaagccgtaagagaaagatggatcgggatgcagatgttgtggcgaagttggtaacggaaatggatgtgctgaaggaaaccgtgagtgtactagtagccgaaagagatgcagctcgggcgcagcatgaagatcatccaatggatctcggaagccagcagcggagaagaagcagcgtggcttccacggaggcctcaccggctggtgcaccgacgatagaaattaccgcaccggagcctctggtggtccaaattactgcaccggagcctcctcgctaccccgtggacgatataaaggagatgaaagcatgtcatctgtattatcctatc contains the following coding sequences:
- the LOC124698857 gene encoding probable protein phosphatase 2C 60; this translates as MIVTLMNLLRACWRPSSNRTGSDATGRQDGLLWYKDTGQHVNGDYSMAVVQANNLLEDQCQIESGPLSFLDSGPYGTFVGVYDGHGGPETACYINDNLFNHLKRFVSEQNSMSADVLRKAYEATEDGFFSIVTKQWPVKPQIAAVGSCCLVGVICGGILYIANVGDSRAVLGKHVKATGEVLAVQLSAEHNVSIESVRKELQSAHPEDRHVVVLKHNVWRVKGLIQVCRSIGDAYLKKQEFNREPLYAKFRLREPFNKPILSSEPSICVQPIHPHDQFLIFASDGLWEHLTNQEAVDIVQSNPRSGSARRLIKSALLGAAKKREMRYSDLKKIDRGVRRHFHDDITVIILFLDSSLVSRASTYRGPTVSLRGAGVSLRSSTLAPYGSQM